A region of the Chroicocephalus ridibundus chromosome 1, bChrRid1.1, whole genome shotgun sequence genome:
cttcccagccaggtagatcccagcctgtgctgcactccggGATTATGGTTTCCCACGTGCAAGACCGTACACTTGTCCGTGTTGAACTTCATCAAGCTCTTGTCAGCCCACTCTTCCAGCTGATCCAGActttcctgcagggtggctctcccttcccaaatgtcctcttccccactcagtttggtgtcatcagcaaacttccaTCAGGGTACCCTTGATCCCATCACCCAactcacttatgaagatattaaatagcatTGGAAAATGGCcatggggccaggctggggccacggagaggggagaaggagggaccACAGAGTTGGGCTGGGACACCAGAGGGGAGGCCAAGGTGTAGGGCGAGGACCCCAGGAGTGGGGCCAAGTGGCTGGGACTGTACCAGGGTTCAGACTGGGCTGGAGCTCTGGGTCCAGGGTTCAGGGTGGACCGTACTATGACCAAGAGGTCTGGCTCAGGGAGCGGTGGGCCAGGCAAGGGGGTGGGGGCATCCCTCACCATGTCCCTGGTTCTTCATCCCCACCTCCAAGGTGTCTGTGTAGCCGGGTATGGACAGTCCGGTGGGAACGAGATCCTGCAGCTGCTCCCGCCACCATCGCTGCAGGTGAAGGAGACCCAGGTGGGTGTAGCAGCCAGGATGGCACCAGGTCTCTCTGTCCTCCTTCACCTGGTGTTTTCAGAggccaggctgtgctctgctgggcTTCACAAGCTGCTGCCTGGTCTCTGTTGCTCTGACAAGGACTTGGCTGGGTCTTGAGCAGCTTTGGTTGAAAGGTAAAGCACCTAAGTCACCCAGGTGCTGTCCTTTTGAGGTAGCACAGGTTGGCACGCCAGTCATGTAATCCTGCAGCTCTGCGGGCAGCTTGTGCTGTGAAAACTTCATCTCCAGATGTGTGAGTGAAAGCGTTTCGTGGGGAGATAGGACAGATCATAAAATCCCAGAacggttcaggttagaagggacattagagatcagctagttccaacccgcccgccctgggcagggacacctcccactagaccaggttgctcaaagccccatccagcctggccttgaacacctccagggatgggccagccacaaCTTTTCAGATGTGGACACCAAGGCAAATGAAGAAGGGACTTGCTGAGATGCCCGAGCCTGGGGCACCACGTTGCTGAACAGTGAGGTTGGCCCTTGGGTAGGTGACCTCTAAAGTAGTGACCTCTAAAGGTCACTAGTAGTCACCTAGTGACCTTTAGAGTGACGTCTAAAATAGAAGGTGGTGTTTGGGCACTGGGTAACGAGAAAGGTTGTGAGCCAGACCTGTATGGATGGCAACGAACCCATGCAGAACCCTTGGCAGGAgctttctccatatttttttcctctaactaTTTTGAGATCCTTCTATTCCTGTAGCTCCTGTTGAAACAGGCATTACTGGACAGGCAAGAGCTTCACCcagagtctctttttttcttgtctctttttttttttttttttttttttctgataactgACCACACCACGTTGTGCACCATTACGTATGAAGAAATGACTTTGCCTCTGATTTCCAGGGCCTGTGTCCAGAGAGAGATTTCAAGGTGGAATGTGGTGGATTTTCAAACCGCCCAGTGTACAGCCTGAAATATGTGCCGGACACCAGGTATGGCCGTATACTTCCAGGGCGTACTGGAGATGGAGAGGGGACTTGTCCACTGAGAGAGAGCTCCTTTTCCTTGCTTGCTTCCCAACCCAACTGGTCAGTCCTGCCAGCTCTGAGTGCAGTGTGAGCCTGAGTAGGGACTTGCTGGCCAGTGACATGTAATGGTCCTCCCAGAACCCTGTCGTGGTGTTTGGAGAGGAGCTGTCTGTCGGGGTGCTCGGCAAAATGGAGTGCACCCCGGTGCCGTGGTACAGAAAGCTGCGGTGACGTGTCTTGTGGGGCAGCTGGCAGAGAAACGGAAACTGCTGCTGGATAACTTGAATCCTCAGCTTCTTCCAGAAGTGAGCCGCAGGGGCTGCTGACATTGATGCTGGCTCACCGGGgattcctccctgccccactTCTGAGCAACGGGGACCTGTACAGCTTCCGTGCTCTGCCGTTGCCGTCCCTTCCTTTTGCATTTGGCGCAAGCGTGGAGGCGCTCAGCGGGCAGAGCAGGATGCTGCCACTGCTCTGTAAGTCCCTGTGTATGCAGGTtccaaaggtttggttttttcctgctgtggaTTGTAGACCAAGCAAACACGCTTCCCTCTGGCTGATTCATTTCACTTGTTCAGTTCTCTCCTCCTACACAAGCCCCCATTGCTACTTTGGGGCTCTTCGCACCGTTCTTAGTCTAGCGCTTTTGGAAAATGTGCTAATGAAATGCTGTTGCCTGGGACTGTGTTTGCTTGGGCTGAGTAGAGCACCCTGGCATGAGGAGTTCTGGCATTATGGTCCTTCTGTCCCCttctctgctctgagcagaggcaggagctccTGAGCACAGGAGGGGTGGCAGACCCATTTGTCCCAGCccggagggggggaaaaagccgtTCTCTGCTCCTGAAGAGTTTTGTGGGGTTCTTTTTGTTTCCTCAGCTTGCTGGTGACGAGTGGCCCACCAGACAGCTCCCTCCAGGTCTGGCAGGTGTCAGCAGAGGACTCTGGTAAGGGAAGATGTTTCTGAGCTTGAGTAGTTTCTCAGTGTAGTTCTTGCGTCAAACATCTCTAGCTTCCTCTTCTTCCTGGGTGTAAAATGAGGAGAGGAGTGCCAGTCGCACTCAGTGAAGTCCTGAGCGACTGCCCTTctgtggcaggggctggagaagggcacGAGACAAGCGTTTGCGCCAGTTCCGGTGGCTTGGAAAGAAACGGCACAAACCTCATAAGGGATTTAGTAGGTTTAAGCCTGTCACGGTGGCTTTATTTGCGGGCTCTTACTCATACAAACAAAAACCCTAATCAGAGTTGGCACAATGTTCCCTACCTAACTCCGAGGGTTAGAAATAAAAAGCGCCATACATCACCTTTcaggatatagaatcatagaattacaggGTAAATAATACCATGAAGCACCTCAGTTCTCCAAGCCTGTGTCTGCCTGCTTCTAGAAAAGGATTGCCATTGCCTTGTCTCCTCTTGTGAAATACTTGGAAACCGCCAGAAAGGAAGTGCAAAACGTTAGTCGTTTTCTTCGTCATCGAAAATAAACATCTCGATTCACGTCTTTCCCCGCATTTTGCGAGATTTTTAAACGGCTTGTTGTCAGCCCTTGCTGGAtgtgtgggaaagagtggttttatTCTGGAGAGGGGGTTAGTCATAATGAGATTTCTTAGTTGTTTAGTAGGTCACTTTTAGCTTTATGAGGCTGTGAAACAGCTTAATCTTGTGGATTACTTGACTCCTGATGTGTTTTACAACTGCTTACATCTCTTTCAAATAGATGTTATTAAACCCGTAAGTGCCATACCTACAGAAAATGACACCGGGCAACCTTGGGCTAAAATTGCAACCATTTCGGCCAGAGCCCCATGGGTCCTTCACGGCTCAAGACTCAACAGCGTCCAAATTACAGAGGTTGAATCCAGGAAAAATATCTACACGGCAGGTATTCAAACCAAATCTAATGAGTGATTTTTGGGAAGCTGGGATTGGGGTAAAGCAAAAGTAACTGCTCAAGTGGCAAACGTTGCAGTGGGTGGGTACTTCCAGACGTGTGCGAAAGGGCGGAAAGATGTTTGCAGAAAGTACATTGTCTTGAGGAAAGAGGTTACAGTGCTTTGGTCCATCTCCAGCTTCTCATTACTCCCATGACAGCGATTtctcaggaaggacagggaactgctggagaggggacagcaaagggctaccaggatgctgaggggactggaacacctctctgatggagaaaggctgagggatttgggtctcttcagtctggaaaaaagatgattgaggggggatcttatcaatgcttagaaatactgaaagggggggtgtcaggaggatggggccaggctcttttcagtggtgcccagtgacaggacaagaggtaacgggcacaaacttgagcataggaagttccacctaaacatgaggaggaacttctttgctgtgagggcagcagagccctggcacaggctgcccagagaggtggtggagtctccatctctggagacattccaaacccgcctggacacgttcctgtgccacctgctctgggtgaccctgctctggcagggggttggactaggcgatctccagaggtcccttccagcccctgccagtctgtgattctgtgtgatctGTGCCCTACAAGAGCGCCATAGATGGTTTCAGAGCGAAGAATTGGGTTAGCAGAGGGCTGCTGTGTGTCTTGTCCCAAATGAGGGAGGACCTGGCCGCAGAGTCACATCTCTTGAGGTCATTGAAATCGGCATCAACTTCTGAGCGAGCTCTGTCTTACTCTGTGATCTGTCTGTGCGGATGGGAGGAGGATCACACCAGCCCCGTTAAACCAGCCATGCCTTAACGCAAGGTGGTGAATGCAGGTCTGGTTTGTTGGGGGTCCTGGAGACCATCTGCCTTCACCAACCCAGTAAGACTCAGTCCACGCACCTCACCCCCTGGTGAGGAAAATGTGTGCATATGTGTCCAGTGGCTATAACACAGTGTGCTGAGCAAAAAGAAGGTCTATTTGTCACTGCtgtgctgtgtccctgtgccacagggACTCACGTGGCTCCCGCTGGCGAGGGGCAGCGCTGGAGGCATTCGCACTTAGAGCTTTGGTCCATGTTGGGTCCCCCGTGGGAGCTCGAACAGAGCTCATGTTAGTCGTGGGCCTCCTGTCTCCTCTGCCTGGGTGTTAACATCTGCTTTTGAGGGTTACGGACTGTGCCAGCTCCACATGGATCCTGCGCAGAGACAATTCCCGAGCAGGCCGTCactctctgctgctggctctcttGAAGAACATTGCTTGAAAGCCACTTGCAGGGACAAGGCTGGAAATCTGCTTTCTCGGGCAAGATTGCAGCAGAAAAACCACGCAAATGCTCCTCGAGTCATCTAAGATCTGCCTGTCTCTTTTCCAGCCGCCAGAAACAGCGAGGAGCTCAGCGGCCTGGCGTTCCTGGATTGCAACACgttgctcctctgctctgccaagGGCCAGCTGTGCCTGGCTGACATTCGGCAGCCGCAGAGTCCCTTGGAGGCTGCGTCCGTCCCCTCGGCGCCGTGTGGCGAGCGGTGGTGCATGGGCGTCGGGCGCGGACCTCAAGGCTCTGACTCAAGCTCCCGGCCCGTAGCTCGCCTCTCGAGCGGAGGGCACCTCACCCTCACAGACGTAAGGAAAATCTCCGAGTCCTTGGCCTCAGCGAAGTGCAGGGTGCCCTCTCCCAGCTCGGGTGCGGAGTTCCTGTGCGTCTCCTGGGCTCCCGCTCTGGAAAGCTGCCTTGCTGTTTCAGGTATGTGCTTTGGGTAGAGATCTccttttctggatgtttttttgAGCTTTATTTCTACGGACGTCCAGTTCACCCCACCTTACTTTAAACACCCCGGTTAGGAGGTGGTTGTTCAGAGCTCCTCCTGGAGCCAGCAGAGAAGCGAGCTAATTGTTCTCTGCAGTTGCCTCTCTCCAATAACTACACAACGGGCCTGGATGGGTTCTGGGGGACCCCCGCGTCCCTCCTGGGAGAACAAAGACCCCAAGCACTATCCTGGTAGCGCCAGTGTGACAACCTGGCCGCGGGGAAAACTGCGCTGATAAGACCAACTCTTGGCCCAGGGCATCGCAAATTCAGACCAGTGAATCTGCAAGCTTTTTGGATCCGGCCTGTGTTCTCCCCGGCAGCTTGAGACAAGCTCCTGGGAGACTTGGAAGCTCTGCTGTCACGGGTTGTCACTCTGCGTCTTTGTCCTCATTTCTGTCTCAGCAGCCCTGCTGGGAGGTGAGCGCGAGCCCAGTAGGACTAGAGCAAAGCAATTTAGTTCTGCCGTCTCTCTTAATTCCCTTTTATTCAAGGTTTTGATGGGACCGTGCATGTGTATGACGTGCAGAGCTGGGACGGCTCTGGCAGGGAAGCAGAGCCCATCTTTGTTCACAAAGGCCACGCGTTCGGCGGATCGGACAGCGGTGGAGGCCCTCCCTTGGTCACGGCGCACACGTGGCATCCACAGAAGCCGAGAACTTTATTGTCGGCAGCAAGCGACGGTTCCCTGCACGTTTGGGACTGGGTTCAGCCTGGTGGGAACTGTGGGTAGATTGTGCTTTCAGTGCGATGTGGCGCGTTTCCTGTCTGTCTTTGAGTTTGCGTAGGCTGCGAGGTGTCTGTTTGCGTGCAGATACCGTTTGGAGACCGTTGTAGCGAGCGGAGCCAACTGTAAAGAGTGCTAttttaatatagtaaaaaaaGTTTGATGGTGTTACTTGCTCTCCTGCCTACCAGCCTTCAAATGATAGCTGTGGCTGGGCAGTAGTGGCCGCCAGCAGAAAACATCCTGCCATCATTTTATCGTAGACCCATGTCCTGTCTGCACcgtatttttcagaagaaaacagcccaaaaaaaaaaaaaaaaacaccccgtGAGGACGGTTTGAGGAAATGGGCTGTTCTGTGGCATATTTAACCCGCTGGTTTTTTTCGGTCCCGAagcgctgggggggcgggggaggaaggTTATACAGCCCCGTGGGGTGTTGGCATTTCGTCACGTGCGTGTGTCACAAGTGGTGGCCTCCGCTCAGGAAGTGGCAGCGCAAACGCAGCCTGCAAAAGCAACAGGAGCGACCTTTTCGGCCCCGGCCCACTGCAAGCTTTTGCCTTCCCCCCCTGCGGAACGGGAGAGCACCCAGGCTAAGAAAAGGCCTTGGGATCTTTTTGGCTCTTTTCCCACCAACATAAAGTTTAAATTTGATCGAGCTAATGTGATTTCCCGGGCCTGAAGAAGCCCAGCGATGACTCTTGCAACACCTACGCTGTTACCAAGGTGttactcgggggggggggggaatgggtgGATGGGAAACCTGTCTGCTCCTTATCCCCGATGTGAAAACCAGCGTTTTTCACCGAGGAACTGGGGAGGGAGTCTagagccagggcaggggagggatgcaggcagggggtgctCACCCTGCAAAAAGCGAGCCCCCCCAGCTTGCTCTGGCACTGAGGGTtgctggtgctggagcagccaGACTGGATCTTGCAGGGCAAATGTTTGCCCAGGACCTCACCAGGATGCGTCCCCTCTGCTCCGTGTCCCGGCACCCAGCCTTCGCCGTCTCCTCCTGCTTCTAAATGCCTTTTCGCACTTATTTCTGAGGTCAGGAACCGCTGTTCTGCTTCCCTCGGAAGGGGGGGCTCCCCGCTTTTCTGTGGGTGAGAGGTGGGTTGAGGACAGGTGAGATGGGGTGACTTGGGGTGAAGGTTGCACTGGGGGAGGCCGGAGCTGGAAGCGGCTGGGGATGCCGTGTTCCCAACCGCGCTGTGTCATGGCAACCGCTGGTTGCCTGCGGCTGCTAAGGCTGAAACCTGTATCCACGGGATAATGATAACACGGGGAAGCTCCCCGCTGCTCACCCCGCAGGTGTCCTCCCAGGACAAGCTCTTCTCCTCCACACCCAAAGCTGTCCCCTGCCTATGTGACAGCGTTGGAAATGTGGGGAGCACATCCTGCCCGAGGCTGGGGGGCTTTGattatagaatcatggagtggtttaggctgggagggaccttaaagatcatccagtgccaccctggggcagggacacctcccaccagcccagcttgctccaagccccggccaacctggccttgaacccctccagggatggggcaaccacagcttctctgggcaacctgggccaggggctcaccgccctcacagccaagaatttctgcctcagatctcagctcaatctcccctcttgcagtggaaaccccttccccctcatcccatggctcccctccctcatccagagtccctccccagctttcctggagccccttgagggactggaaggggctccaaggtctccgtggagccttctcttctctagactgaacAATCAAAGCAGTTTGCCGCTTTGTCACCTACCAAAGCCACAGGTCTCTGTcaccgccagcagcagcagttgctgtACCAGTGAGGAAAAAAGCCTGTTTGAGCCCAGGAGAAGCTCATGCAGGAAGGCCTGGTCCTCCTTACCACCCCCGGAGAGTCCCCAGCAAAACCAGACCAACAATGCCAACATCAAACTGGTGTAAATGGCTTCTGACCAGGGGTCTGGGAGGATTTCAGCCCCAGTGAGGCTGACGGATACACAGGCATGGAGGGTTCCCCAAGTGGGATCCTGGAGCTCAGGGCATCTTTTGGGTCACCCCAACCCCATGGAtgctacaggctgggggctgagtggctggagcCTGGGgttgttggtcgacagccagttgaatatgagccagcagtgtgcccaggtggccaaggcggccgacagcatcctggcccgtgtcaggagcagtgtggtgagtaggactaagGAAGTCATCGTCCACCTGTGTTgggcactgatgaggccccacctcgagtgctgtgtccagttttgggcccctcaccacaaaaaagccattgaggtgctggagcgtgtccagagaatggcaccagagctggtgaggggtctggagcacaagtcttgtgaggagcggctgagggagctgggggtgttcagcctggagaaaaggaggctgaggggagaccttctcactctctgcaactccctgaaaggagggggtagccagggggggtcggtctcttctcccaaggaacaggccatgggacaagaggaaacggcctcaagttgtgccaggggaggtttatcatagaatcacagaatcttcatggttggaaaggacctttgagatcatcgagtccaaccaaacatcctacaatctctgccactagagcatgccctgaagtgccaaatctagaagTTTCTTaaacgcctctagggatggtgactcaaccacctccctgggcaggtcattccagtgcctgaccactctttcagtgaagtaattcttcctaatatctaatctaaacctcccctgccgcagcttcagaccatttcctctggtcctgtcgttattcacctgggagaagaggccaacagccacctctctccaacctcctttcagggacttgtggagggcaatgaggtctcccctcagcctgctcttctccaagctaaacatgcccagctccctcagcctctcctcatatgacttggtctccagacccttcaccagcctggtagctctcctctggacacgctccagcacttcaaggtccctcttgtacagaggggcccagaactgaacacagcactccaggtgaggcctcaccagtgccgactaCAGAGGCATgatcccttccctactcctgctggccacgctattcctcatacaagccagaatgctgttggccttcttggccacctgggcacgctgctggctcatgttaagctgtccggccaccagcacccccaggtccttttctgcggggcagctttccagccactcttccccaagcccctggcgttgcttggggttgttgtgaccaaaatgcaggacccggcccttggccttattaaacctcatccagttggccttggcccatccagccagcctgtccaggtccttctgtttaggatggatatgaggaaaaacttcttgcccgaaagggttgtcaagcattggaagaggctgcccagggcagtggtggagtcaccgttcctggagggatttaaaagctgggcagacgtggtgctgagggacatggggtagtggtgggcttgtcagtgttgggttgatggttggactcgatgatctgaaaggtccctcccaacctggacaattctatgatttttgagCACCCCTGGCAGTGGGAGATCTGGCAAACTGAGGtgcccagctcagctgcagcagctcctcttggCTCCTCCACGACACCCAGCTGGAAGCACCCACCAGGCTGAGGGTCTGGCCCTGGAGAAGGTGGGCTCTGAGGAAAAGAGACGACCACTGTGGCCTTCCCAGCAACCCGGCTTCATCTTCCTCACTGTCCCCTTTGCAgggacagcagaagcagcagaagcagcacgcCTGACCCCGTCCTACGTCACGATGATGCCGGTAGCACGGAGAGGACAGGGGAAGCAAACTTGCTTGGCTTGCTAGAAAAATGGGGCTTGAGCAACAGCACACTTTGTACTCATCTAaacttccctttatttttttttccccaaaataacttAAGCCTTTTTGGTCTAGTTTGAACCAGATTTGACAAGTGGGCTGTAGATGTCCAAAATATTAAGTACTTGCAGCTGCCGCAGAAAGGGATGATGCACAGAGGAGGGATCTCCCTTCAAACATGAGGCTCCTGCCTCCAGGACAAATGCTGATGCCCCCAAGCTGGGCAGATATGGTGCTCAGCGATATTGTTTAATGGTGGTTTTTGGCaggttgggttgatggttggactcgatgatctgaaaggtcccttccaacttggacaattctatggttctaagatGGACTGGCTTAAGGACGGTCTCTCCTTCTCCACTGCATCATTGTGGCAAGGGGCAGCTCGCAGCTGCcttggtcatagaatcatagaatgtgttgggttggaagggacctctaaaggccatctagtcccacccccctgcagtgagcagggacatcttcaactagaccaggttgctcagagcctcatgaagcccggccttgaatgtctccagggatggggcctccaccacctctctgggcaacctgggccagtgtctcaccaccctcaggtgTGAAGAACTTCATCccaatatctgatctaaacctgccctgctctagtttaaaccattgtccctcatcctatcgctacatgccctcgcaaacagcccctccccagctttcttgtaggcccccttcagggactggaaggggctcgaaggtctccgcggagccttctcttctccaggctgaaccccccaactctctcagcccgtcctcccagcagaggggctccagccctcccagcatctccggggcgtcctctggccccgctccaacagctccgtgtctctcctgtgctgaggccccagagctggaggcagcactgcaggggggtctcccccgagcggagcagaggggcagaatcccccccctcgccctgctgcccacgctgctggggatgcagcccaggatgcgatttgccttctgggctgtgagcacacgttgttggctcatgtccagcttctcatccaccaggacccccaagtccttttccatagggctgctctctgtcacctcatcccccagcctgtattgataacgaggatagtcctgtcccaagtgcaggaccttgcacttgaccttgttgaactccataaggcttgctcgggcccacctctccagctcgtccaggtccatctggatgacatcccgtccctctggcctgttgACTGCACCACTcggcttggtgtcatcagcaaactttctgagggtgcactcgatcccactgcctatgtagacattaggaagaagttctttacactgagggtggtgagacactggcccaggttgcccagagaggtggtggaggccccatccctggagacattcaaggccaggcttgatggggctctgagcaacctggtctagttgaagatgtccctgctcactgcaggggggttggattagatggcctttagaggtcccttccaacccaacacattctctgattctatgatgttgaacagcactggtcccagtacggatccctgagggacactgcttgtcaccgatctccatctggacatcgagccattgaccaccaccctctggatgcgaccagccagccagttcctcatccaccgaacagccCACACCCATTGAATCCGTATCTCTCCagcttagagagaaggatgttgtgggggaccgtgtcgaAGGCCTTTGGAGTTCGATGTGAATCCTGTGGCATTTGGGCAGCGATTCACGGGGTTTCTGCTGCAGCCTGAAGCTTCCAGAGTCCCCACACACATGTGGACACTCGGTGGGAGCTGAGGACGGGAGCCAAGGTGGCCTTGACCCACTGCCTGCGTGAGCTTGGAAGCCAGGACACGGCAGGGAGACAagagggtcctggggggggcGTCTGGAGGGGTGGCGGAGGCAGACACGGTCCCAGAGCCCGGGCAGGGATGCTGGAaacagcagggctggagctgggatgcTGCCGGAGATTTATTTGCATGACGAAATTAATTAACGAGCGAGGAAATTCACAGCTTGGGGGCAGGAGCAGCGGGAGGGCGAGATGCTGGGAGGAAATCTGCTCTCCCGAGTTCGCCTTCGACTTGCTGGGGTGGGACAAAGTGTGGGAgacggggggggcgggtggaAGCGAGAGCctccgtgtccgtccccccccagcaccaccaccggGTGCCACGCTGCAGAAAACCCCCCAGGACTGTGCCggctccccctgtccccagccaacAGAAGCGTCCAGGTGctgggactctttttttttttattttattttattttaattttatttttttttctgagtttaataaactagaataatttatttgacagAACACAGAAACGTCACGGATTAACGGTGGAGAAACCAAAGAAGCAGGTATCAATGAACAGTACAAAGGAAGAACCACTTTACAAAAAGAAGTACCACGCTGCCCATCAGCTTTATCCAAAAAtaatgggggggggagggggctcggctctgcaccccccccctccccggctccagGGGGGGACACACTGCTGTCCCCACGTATCGCTCTCGGATGACGACGCTGACCGCAACGGCACAATAAATAGTGAgaccggccccggggggggggatgggggacgGTGGGAGACCCGAGCCCCtgttgggggcgggggtggggggggtggtccACGGGGGTGGGATGGGTCCCGGGCACCCAGGACAGGCACCGCCAaaccggggcgggggtggggggggcacaagCATCTGGTGAAACACTTGGTCAGGGCGGCAAACGCCGTGTTCTCCTCCCCCCGAAGAGGTGCTTGACCCCATGTAGGCACaaattgcggggggggggggggggggcgggaagagcAACTGGGGGGAGCTTTGCAGCTCCTGGGGGGGCCAAAGCATCCCTGGTGTAACCCCGCGGGGAACCAAACGTTACGCCACAACCCTGCTGTCATGGAAAAGGCAACATCACCCGGCTGggacccccggggaccccccccaccgccaccgccaGCCCTGTCCCCGCATGTCACCTCCCAGTCCTTCGCTGGCCCCGGCAACTCAGGGCTTGGAGCTGGCTTCCCccgcagggggcggggggggggctgtgtaAAAACTGATGAAGaataaacccccccccccggggttggCTGATTTAGGAGGATTTGGGGGTAAAAGccggaggggggtgggggg
Encoded here:
- the WDR73 gene encoding WD repeat-containing protein 73, encoding MEAVGAGEEEADEWLLQSLRLYGDLHTFELQAPTRLIEWARGNRVCVAGYGQSGGNEILQLLPPPSLQVKETQGLCPERDFKVECGGFSNRPVYSLKYVPDTSLLVTSGPPDSSLQVWQVSAEDSDVIKPVSAIPTENDTGQPWAKIATISARAPWVLHGSRLNSVQITEVESRKNIYTAAARNSEELSGLAFLDCNTLLLCSAKGQLCLADIRQPQSPLEAASVPSAPCGERWCMGVGRGPQGSDSSSRPVARLSSGGHLTLTDVRKISESLASAKCRVPSPSSGAEFLCVSWAPALESCLAVSGFDGTVHVYDVQSWDGSGREAEPIFVHKGHAFGGSDSGGGPPLVTAHTWHPQKPRTLLSAASDGSLHVWDWVQPGGNCG